A window from Micromonospora terminaliae encodes these proteins:
- a CDS encoding cytochrome d ubiquinol oxidase subunit II, with protein sequence MSTFAAVVLFIGVTAYAVLGGADYGAGFWDLTAGGARRGRESRHLIDQTLAPVWEANHVWLIFCLVMLWTGFPSAFAAITTTLYIPLGLAALGIVVRGSGFAFRKVVVRTDQQRATGAAFATSSVITPFFLGTVAGGIASGRVPAGGHGDPVTSWVNPTSLLGGVLAVGVCAFVAAVFLTAEARTRADARLEVWFRRRARASAVVTGAVALAGIAILHADAGRLFDGLTGRGLPLVLISAACGLASLALLHRAAPRLLQALAVGAAGTVVVGWGVAQYPYLLGTQLRIDEAAAPDATLASLSVVAAAALLLVVPAMALLFVLHQRGHLDTT encoded by the coding sequence ATGAGCACGTTCGCCGCCGTCGTGTTGTTCATCGGGGTCACCGCCTACGCCGTGCTCGGGGGCGCCGACTATGGCGCCGGGTTCTGGGATCTCACCGCCGGTGGTGCCCGACGTGGGCGCGAATCGAGGCACCTGATCGATCAGACGTTGGCGCCGGTGTGGGAGGCCAACCACGTGTGGCTGATCTTCTGCCTGGTGATGCTCTGGACCGGCTTCCCCTCCGCGTTCGCCGCCATCACGACCACGCTCTACATTCCGCTGGGCCTCGCCGCCCTGGGCATCGTGGTCCGCGGCAGCGGCTTCGCGTTCCGGAAGGTGGTGGTGAGGACCGACCAGCAGCGGGCGACCGGGGCGGCGTTCGCCACCTCGTCGGTGATCACGCCGTTCTTCCTCGGCACGGTCGCCGGTGGGATCGCCTCCGGGCGGGTGCCCGCCGGCGGGCACGGCGATCCCGTGACGAGCTGGGTCAACCCCACGTCGCTGCTCGGCGGAGTGCTCGCGGTCGGGGTGTGCGCGTTCGTCGCCGCGGTGTTCCTCACCGCCGAAGCCCGTACGCGCGCCGACGCCCGCCTGGAGGTCTGGTTCCGCCGTCGGGCCCGGGCCAGCGCCGTGGTGACTGGCGCGGTGGCGCTGGCGGGGATCGCCATCCTGCACGCCGACGCCGGGCGTCTGTTCGACGGGCTGACCGGGCGCGGCCTGCCGTTGGTGCTGATCTCCGCGGCATGCGGGCTGGCCAGCCTCGCGCTGCTGCATCGGGCGGCGCCGCGGTTACTGCAGGCGCTCGCCGTCGGCGCGGCCGGCACGGTGGTGGTCGGCTGGGGCGTCGCGCAGTACCCGTACCTGCTGGGCACCCAGCTACGCATCGACGAGGCCGCAGCACCCGACGCGACCCTGGCGTCGCTCAGCGTCGTCGCCGCCGCGGCGCTCCTGCTCGTCGTTCCGGCCATGGCGCTGCTGTTCGTCCTGCACCAGCGCGGTCATCTGGACACCACCTGA
- a CDS encoding cytochrome ubiquinol oxidase subunit I produces the protein MPGLSLVTVGASLVPADPAQLLPAREQMAFTLGFHIILVPFGVAFTFLMLIANARGIRRNDETALLLARRWSQVAAVLFAVGAVSGTVLSFELGLLWPRLMGTYGAAFGIPFAIEGLFFFLEAIFVAIYVFGWQRMRPWPHFWTGVPVVLSGIGGTLSVVAANAWMNQPGGFTMRDGEIVEVRPLEVIFNGAFGFEAVHMLLAAYMVAGFVVAGVYAAGMLRGRRDRYHRLGLAIPLTVAALVTPLQIFVGDIAAREVYRNEPAKFAAIEAVPTTGTHVPEVLGGYYANGKVHGGIEIPSGASLLSGYSPSTRIQGLDAIPAEVRPPDRLVAIVHLSFDTMVGIGTALLGLSAWYALAWWRRRDLPRSRWFLRATTVSGVLAVVALEAGWVVTEVGRQPWTVTGHLLTRDAVTTSGNLWLFFAATLALYVAVGATTVYVLRLLRRRWRDQGGAAETDVPYGPARGPEATPAAGQP, from the coding sequence ATGCCTGGACTGTCACTGGTGACGGTCGGCGCCAGCCTGGTGCCGGCCGATCCGGCGCAGCTGCTGCCGGCCCGCGAGCAGATGGCCTTCACCCTCGGCTTCCACATCATCCTGGTGCCGTTCGGGGTGGCCTTCACCTTCCTGATGCTCATCGCGAACGCCCGGGGCATCCGTCGCAACGACGAGACGGCGCTGCTGCTGGCCCGGCGCTGGTCGCAGGTGGCGGCGGTGCTGTTCGCCGTCGGCGCGGTGTCCGGGACGGTGCTGTCGTTCGAGCTCGGGCTGCTGTGGCCGCGGCTGATGGGCACCTACGGCGCGGCGTTCGGCATCCCGTTCGCGATCGAGGGTCTGTTCTTCTTCCTGGAGGCGATCTTCGTCGCGATCTACGTCTTCGGGTGGCAGCGGATGCGACCATGGCCGCATTTCTGGACCGGTGTGCCGGTGGTGCTCTCCGGGATCGGCGGCACGCTGTCGGTGGTCGCGGCGAACGCGTGGATGAACCAGCCGGGCGGATTCACCATGCGGGACGGCGAGATCGTGGAGGTCCGCCCGCTGGAGGTGATCTTCAACGGGGCCTTCGGGTTCGAGGCCGTCCACATGCTGCTGGCCGCGTACATGGTCGCCGGGTTCGTCGTCGCCGGCGTGTACGCCGCCGGGATGCTGCGCGGTCGCCGCGACCGGTACCACCGGCTCGGCCTGGCGATACCGCTGACCGTCGCGGCGCTGGTCACCCCGCTGCAGATCTTCGTCGGCGACATCGCCGCGCGCGAGGTCTACCGGAACGAACCGGCGAAGTTCGCCGCGATCGAGGCCGTCCCGACCACGGGCACCCACGTGCCGGAGGTGCTGGGCGGCTACTACGCGAACGGGAAGGTGCACGGCGGCATCGAGATTCCCTCGGGGGCGTCGCTGTTGTCCGGCTACTCGCCGTCCACCCGAATCCAGGGGCTGGACGCCATCCCCGCCGAGGTGCGACCACCGGACCGCCTGGTCGCGATCGTCCACCTGAGCTTCGACACCATGGTCGGCATCGGCACGGCACTGCTGGGCCTCTCCGCCTGGTACGCCCTGGCCTGGTGGCGTCGCCGTGACCTGCCGCGCAGCAGATGGTTCCTGCGGGCGACGACGGTCAGTGGTGTGCTCGCGGTGGTGGCGCTGGAGGCGGGGTGGGTGGTCACCGAGGTCGGCCGGCAGCCGTGGACGGTCACCGGTCACCTCCTCACCCGGGACGCGGTCACCACGTCCGGCAACCTGTGGCTGTTCTTCGCCGCCACCCTCGCGCTGTACGTCGCGGTCGGCGCCACCACCGTGTACGTCCTGCGGCTGCTGCGCCGCCGTTGGCGCGACCAGGGCGGGGCGGCCGAGACGGACGTGCCGTACGGCCCGGCCCGGGGCCCGGAGGCCACGCCGGCGGCGGGGCAGCCATGA
- a CDS encoding NADP-dependent oxidoreductase — translation MLVAVKAASMTPTELTWPQTWTHSSDGSGPERTPIIPSHEFSGVVATCGTGVESPAEGEAVYGLIPFTSDGAAAEYVALPAAVLAAKPASVDHDHAAALPLAALSAWQALVDHADLQAGQHVLVQGGAGGVGIYVVQLAAGLGARVSATAAAADREFVEGLGAEQVIDYAHDRFEDHVRDVDVVVDLVGGATQSRSWSVLKPGGVLVTLVTPPDEQEAARHGVRGVYFIVEPDQNALRSIAELVDNGRLRPVLDRVLPLTETRSGYEALETAKRRGKVVIHVAD, via the coding sequence GTGCTGGTGGCCGTGAAGGCTGCTTCCATGACACCCACCGAGCTCACCTGGCCCCAGACGTGGACGCACAGCTCCGACGGGTCAGGGCCGGAGCGCACGCCGATCATCCCGTCGCACGAGTTCTCCGGAGTCGTCGCCACGTGCGGGACGGGGGTGGAGAGCCCCGCCGAGGGAGAGGCCGTCTACGGGTTGATCCCGTTCACCAGCGATGGCGCGGCCGCCGAGTACGTCGCCCTGCCCGCGGCCGTCCTGGCCGCCAAGCCCGCCAGCGTCGACCACGACCACGCCGCAGCGCTCCCACTGGCCGCGTTGAGTGCGTGGCAGGCCCTGGTGGACCACGCCGACCTGCAGGCCGGTCAGCACGTGCTGGTGCAGGGCGGCGCCGGCGGCGTGGGGATCTACGTGGTGCAGCTCGCGGCTGGTCTGGGTGCTCGCGTCAGCGCCACGGCTGCGGCCGCCGACCGGGAATTCGTCGAAGGTCTGGGTGCCGAGCAGGTCATCGACTACGCCCACGACCGCTTCGAGGATCACGTCCGCGACGTGGACGTGGTCGTCGATCTCGTCGGAGGAGCCACGCAGTCGCGGTCCTGGTCGGTCCTGAAACCGGGCGGTGTGCTGGTCACCCTCGTCACCCCACCGGATGAGCAGGAAGCGGCCCGGCACGGCGTCCGCGGGGTGTACTTCATCGTCGAGCCCGACCAGAACGCACTGCGTTCCATCGCCGAGCTCGTCGACAACGGCCGGTTGAGGCCCGTGCTGGACCGGGTGCTGCCCCTCACCGAGACGCGTTCCGGCTACGAGGCGCTCGAGACGGCCAAACGCCGCGGCAAGGTCGTCATCCACGTCGCCGACTAG
- a CDS encoding YkgB family protein, which produces MGTRHASADGLASVGHSVLRSALATNILWIGALKFKQYEVENDEPLVTSSPLFSRFREKLGAQKLNRLIGITELTVGSLIAAKPLAPRASALGSFGAVGMFLTTLSFLATTPEVRQEKQGILSLSLLGQFVLKDTVLLGAALLTAADSLRAARHR; this is translated from the coding sequence ATGGGCACACGACACGCCTCGGCCGATGGCCTCGCCTCCGTAGGCCACTCGGTCCTGCGCTCCGCCCTGGCGACGAACATCCTGTGGATCGGCGCCCTCAAGTTCAAGCAGTACGAGGTCGAGAATGACGAGCCCCTGGTCACCTCGAGTCCGCTGTTCTCGCGGTTCCGCGAGAAGCTGGGCGCCCAGAAGCTCAACCGGCTCATCGGGATCACGGAGCTCACCGTGGGTTCTCTGATCGCCGCGAAGCCGCTGGCGCCCAGAGCGTCGGCACTCGGTAGCTTCGGAGCGGTCGGGATGTTCCTCACCACGCTCAGCTTCCTGGCCACGACCCCGGAGGTTCGGCAGGAAAAGCAGGGGATCCTGAGCCTCTCCCTGCTGGGGCAGTTCGTGTTGAAGGACACCGTGCTCCTCGGTGCCGCTCTCCTGACAGCTGCCGACTCGCTGCGCGCCGCCCGCCATCGATAA
- a CDS encoding GNAT family N-acetyltransferase produces MRNDMWTGESMSSEGQAQVAEELVDSVAHGRFELFRGGELVGWLYYTHLRPNRYALRHTEVEPGHQHQGVAGAMVGRVLDEIRSREGTVTAICPFVVDYLSRTTVYADLIDARHPGYSDRAAAESALRKAVAATTDGAPETRES; encoded by the coding sequence GTGCGTAACGACATGTGGACGGGTGAGTCGATGAGCAGTGAAGGACAGGCACAGGTGGCCGAGGAACTGGTCGACAGCGTGGCTCATGGCCGCTTTGAGCTCTTCCGCGGCGGCGAGCTGGTCGGCTGGCTCTACTACACCCACCTCAGGCCCAATCGGTACGCCCTCCGGCACACGGAAGTCGAGCCGGGTCATCAACACCAGGGCGTGGCGGGCGCGATGGTGGGGCGGGTACTCGACGAGATCCGCTCCCGCGAGGGCACCGTCACCGCAATCTGCCCCTTCGTGGTCGACTACCTCTCGCGAACGACCGTCTATGCCGATCTGATCGACGCCCGGCACCCCGGCTACTCCGATCGTGCTGCCGCCGAGTCGGCGCTCAGAAAAGCCGTGGCTGCGACCACGGACGGCGCGCCGGAGACCCGCGAGTCGTAG
- a CDS encoding MFS transporter — MAPVIEQARRGGTLRLAFLSAVVSLVATFAASAAPIPLFNVYRAEEGFTNAGISMAVVTTAVGTIAALLVLGRLSSHLGRRPTAIASLGLLLLGCLLLLNVHAIGTLLAGRLLMGVGSGLASTSLTSYIVDAAPSRPEWLAAVASSQGPMLGLTLGAIASGALVQFGPWPRDLVYLVCAGLLVLSAALVLISPETAKPTPGAWRSLLPQVRVPGRVRHLLPVAAAVFLATWATGAFYQAFVPALVDDRLHTHSPLVLGLVFAAYMAPSVLGAPLGGRFTSAAAQRIGMMVFLAGWIGIITAITIGTLAVFIAATIVAGAGQGIAISAATRGLLHGSTLADRAPIFSVIYVLCYSGAAFPSLISGELSNTFALSQIVVGYGALALVAALLTVLAARNPHVGTVRNSQHGEFEVQSQTV, encoded by the coding sequence ATGGCACCAGTGATCGAACAGGCTCGCCGGGGCGGGACGCTCCGGCTGGCATTCTTGTCCGCGGTGGTCTCCCTGGTGGCCACGTTTGCCGCGTCGGCCGCGCCGATCCCCCTGTTCAACGTCTACCGGGCTGAGGAAGGGTTCACCAACGCCGGCATCTCGATGGCCGTCGTCACCACCGCTGTCGGCACGATCGCCGCACTGTTGGTGCTGGGGCGACTGTCCAGTCATCTGGGCCGGCGGCCCACCGCGATCGCCAGCCTCGGCCTGCTCCTGCTGGGCTGTCTGCTGCTGCTGAACGTGCACGCCATCGGCACCCTGCTGGCCGGTCGGCTACTGATGGGGGTCGGTTCCGGCCTGGCCAGCACCAGCCTCACGTCCTACATCGTCGACGCCGCACCCAGCAGGCCGGAGTGGTTGGCTGCCGTCGCCTCCAGCCAGGGACCCATGCTCGGCCTCACCCTCGGTGCCATCGCCTCCGGCGCCCTGGTCCAATTCGGTCCCTGGCCACGCGACCTCGTCTACCTGGTCTGCGCCGGTCTCCTCGTACTGTCCGCCGCACTCGTCCTCATCAGCCCGGAAACCGCGAAGCCGACGCCGGGCGCGTGGCGATCACTGCTACCGCAGGTCCGCGTGCCGGGCCGGGTCAGGCATCTGCTCCCCGTCGCGGCAGCGGTGTTCCTGGCCACCTGGGCGACCGGAGCCTTCTACCAGGCGTTCGTGCCCGCGCTGGTCGACGATCGGCTCCACACCCACAGCCCGCTCGTCCTCGGACTGGTGTTCGCCGCCTACATGGCCCCCAGCGTTCTCGGCGCTCCCCTCGGCGGCCGTTTCACCTCCGCGGCGGCCCAGCGCATCGGCATGATGGTCTTCCTGGCCGGGTGGATCGGCATCATCACCGCGATCACCATCGGGACGCTGGCGGTGTTCATCGCCGCGACCATCGTCGCCGGCGCCGGTCAGGGCATCGCCATCAGCGCCGCCACCCGCGGCCTGCTGCACGGCAGCACACTGGCCGATCGGGCACCGATCTTCAGCGTCATCTACGTCCTCTGCTACAGCGGCGCCGCCTTCCCCAGCCTCATCTCCGGGGAACTTTCGAACACCTTCGCGCTGTCGCAGATCGTCGTCGGATACGGCGCACTTGCCCTCGTCGCCGCCCTGCTCACCGTCCTTGCCGCACGCAACCCGCACGTCGGCACAGTCAGGAACAGCCAGCATGGTGAGTTCGAAGTCCAGAGTCAGACTGTTTGA
- a CDS encoding NADP-dependent oxidoreductase — MKAIVVTDRAAGTAGMRLVERPQPDTARLASLEGANYGDVLVAVHASGFTGNELEWPSTWIDRLGRDRTPSIPGHEVAGVVTAFSYGTTGLSVGQRVFGLTDWTRDGTLAEYVVVEARNLAPLPGDVDFTVGAGVAMAGLTAWQGLFDHGRLREGQTILVHGAAGAVGSMAAQLAREAGAYVIGTGRAGARQAAVDFGAHEFVDLDNDALEDVGAVDLVFDVIGGDIQERSAGLVRPGGTLVTVTGPPQARPTDGLAIDFVVVSDRAQLGEVAQRVRDGRVRTNIGSVAALDDAVAALNPTGRTKGKTVIRVRP, encoded by the coding sequence ATGAAAGCCATCGTGGTGACGGACCGGGCCGCGGGAACGGCGGGGATGAGGCTCGTGGAGCGGCCCCAGCCGGACACGGCGAGGCTCGCCAGCCTTGAGGGCGCGAACTACGGCGATGTCCTCGTTGCCGTACATGCGTCGGGATTCACCGGGAACGAGCTGGAGTGGCCCTCGACCTGGATCGATCGCCTGGGCCGGGACCGGACGCCGTCGATTCCCGGCCACGAGGTGGCCGGGGTGGTCACCGCTTTCAGCTACGGAACCACGGGGTTGTCCGTGGGACAGCGGGTGTTCGGCCTGACGGACTGGACTCGCGACGGCACGTTGGCGGAGTACGTCGTCGTCGAGGCGCGCAACCTCGCGCCGCTGCCGGGCGACGTCGACTTCACGGTGGGCGCTGGCGTCGCGATGGCGGGCCTGACCGCGTGGCAGGGGCTGTTCGATCACGGCCGCCTCCGGGAGGGGCAGACCATCCTGGTGCACGGCGCGGCCGGCGCAGTCGGTTCGATGGCGGCGCAGCTCGCCCGTGAGGCCGGCGCCTACGTCATCGGCACCGGACGTGCGGGCGCCCGGCAGGCGGCGGTCGACTTCGGTGCGCACGAGTTCGTCGACCTCGACAACGACGCCCTGGAGGACGTCGGCGCAGTCGATCTGGTCTTCGATGTCATCGGCGGCGACATCCAGGAGCGGTCCGCGGGTCTGGTTCGACCCGGAGGAACGCTGGTGACCGTCACCGGGCCGCCGCAGGCGAGGCCCACGGATGGCCTGGCGATCGATTTCGTCGTGGTGTCCGACCGCGCCCAGCTGGGTGAGGTCGCCCAGCGGGTCCGGGACGGCCGGGTGCGGACGAACATCGGCAGCGTGGCGGCCCTCGATGACGCCGTGGCCGCCCTCAACCCGACCGGGCGGACCAAGGGGAAGACGGTCATCCGCGTTCGTCCGTGA
- a CDS encoding GNAT family N-acetyltransferase: MTISDGAPARTGAAEPTRSASAHFAEAGHPDEGGTLNEDETVLIDEVGGESHAPALDLRVVNDEKLGTYEAIVGDREVAGLAYNVAGDDRLVLLATSVIPEFRKQGIATALIRRVLDDVRVHGKTVTITCPVVRTFIAHNPGYADLVDREHPGATQGHIHLP; the protein is encoded by the coding sequence ATGACCATCAGCGACGGCGCACCCGCCAGGACCGGCGCTGCCGAGCCGACCCGCTCCGCCTCTGCACACTTCGCCGAGGCCGGACACCCCGACGAGGGCGGCACCCTCAACGAGGACGAGACCGTGCTCATCGACGAGGTGGGTGGCGAGTCCCACGCCCCCGCGCTCGACCTCAGGGTTGTCAACGACGAGAAACTCGGCACCTACGAGGCCATCGTCGGGGACCGAGAGGTGGCCGGGCTGGCCTACAACGTCGCCGGCGACGACCGGCTCGTGCTGCTGGCCACCTCGGTGATCCCCGAGTTCCGCAAGCAGGGCATCGCCACGGCGCTGATCCGGCGCGTCCTGGACGACGTGCGTGTGCACGGCAAGACGGTCACCATCACGTGCCCGGTCGTGCGCACCTTCATCGCGCACAATCCCGGCTACGCCGACCTCGTCGACCGCGAGCACCCGGGAGCAACCCAGGGGCACATCCACCTGCCCTGA
- a CDS encoding NADP-dependent oxidoreductase: protein MKAIVVTDQAAGMAGMRLVERPEPEPALNDVVVRVHASGFTPGELTWPSTWTDRRGRDRTPSIPGHELAGVVSALGYGTTGLSVGQRVFGLTDWNRDGTLAEYAAVEARNLAPLPGDVDFTVGASLPISGLTGWQGLFVHGRLQAGQSVLVHGAAGGVGSIVTQLAREAGAHVVATGRSADRQTALDFGAQEFVDLDNETLEDVGGVDLVFDVIGGEIQKRSAGLVRAGGTLVTIAGPPEARPAEGRTVDFVVEADRGQLREVVQRIRDGRLRTNIGTVAALDDAVAALNPTERAKGKTIIRVRS, encoded by the coding sequence ATGAAGGCGATCGTGGTGACGGACCAGGCTGCCGGGATGGCCGGGATGAGGCTGGTGGAGCGGCCCGAGCCGGAACCGGCCCTGAACGACGTCGTTGTTCGGGTTCATGCGTCGGGTTTCACTCCGGGTGAGCTGACCTGGCCCTCCACCTGGACCGATCGACGTGGCCGGGACCGGACGCCGTCGATCCCGGGACACGAGCTGGCCGGAGTGGTCAGCGCTCTCGGGTACGGCACGACGGGACTGTCTGTGGGACAGCGGGTGTTCGGCCTCACGGACTGGAACCGCGACGGCACCCTGGCGGAGTACGCCGCCGTCGAGGCGCGCAACCTCGCGCCGCTGCCCGGCGACGTCGACTTCACGGTGGGCGCGAGCCTGCCGATCTCAGGCCTGACCGGGTGGCAGGGACTGTTCGTGCACGGCCGCCTCCAGGCGGGGCAGAGCGTCCTCGTACATGGTGCGGCCGGTGGAGTCGGCTCGATCGTGACCCAGCTCGCCAGAGAGGCCGGTGCCCACGTCGTCGCCACCGGACGTTCCGCAGACCGCCAGACCGCGCTGGACTTCGGCGCGCAGGAGTTCGTCGACCTCGACAACGAGACCCTGGAAGACGTCGGCGGCGTCGATCTGGTTTTCGACGTGATCGGCGGCGAGATCCAGAAGCGTTCCGCGGGTCTGGTCCGAGCCGGAGGAACGCTGGTGACCATTGCCGGCCCGCCCGAAGCGCGGCCGGCCGAGGGCCGGACGGTTGATTTCGTGGTCGAGGCCGATCGCGGGCAACTGCGCGAGGTCGTCCAGCGGATCAGGGATGGTCGGCTGCGGACGAACATCGGGACCGTCGCGGCCCTCGACGACGCCGTTGCCGCCCTCAACCCGACCGAGCGGGCCAAGGGAAAGACCATCATCCGCGTTCGCTCGTGA
- the msrA gene encoding peptide-methionine (S)-S-oxide reductase MsrA, whose translation MTSRGDDVTTEKAILAGGCFWGMEELFRRQPGVVSTRVGYSGGDVPNATYRNHGTHAESIEVVYDTEKTDFRALLEFFFQIHDPSTKNRQGNDIGTSYRSAIFYTSDEQKRVAEDTIADVDASGLWPGKVVTEVTPAGDFWEAEPEHQNYLQTYPDGYTCHFPRPGWKLPKRATA comes from the coding sequence ATGACGAGTAGGGGAGACGACGTGACCACCGAGAAGGCGATCCTCGCCGGCGGCTGCTTCTGGGGGATGGAGGAGCTGTTCCGGCGTCAGCCCGGCGTCGTTTCCACGCGCGTCGGCTACAGCGGCGGCGACGTCCCGAACGCCACCTACCGCAACCACGGAACCCACGCGGAGTCCATCGAGGTCGTCTACGACACCGAGAAGACCGACTTCCGCGCGCTGCTCGAGTTCTTCTTCCAGATCCACGACCCCTCGACGAAGAACCGCCAGGGCAACGACATCGGCACCAGCTACCGCTCGGCGATCTTCTACACCAGCGACGAGCAGAAGCGGGTCGCCGAGGACACCATCGCCGACGTCGACGCCTCGGGCCTGTGGCCCGGCAAGGTCGTCACCGAGGTCACCCCGGCAGGCGACTTCTGGGAGGCTGAGCCCGAGCACCAGAACTACCTGCAGACCTACCCCGACGGCTACACCTGCCACTTTCCCCGCCCCGGGTGGAAGCTGCCGAAGCGGGCGACGGCCTGA
- a CDS encoding TetR/AcrR family transcriptional regulator, with product MSDEQVAAAPTNRRRISQRGLATRERILEAANRLMFVRGVNATTLDDVREASQTSKSQLYHHFADKQELVRALVRYRGALVLQRERGGLERLRSFSGLVRWRNALVKANSLNNGRYGCGLGSMAVELSDQDEQARSMLLETFAAWEKLISDGLHRMRDSGALRQDADPEKLATGLMAALQGGYLLANAAHNVAPMEVALDMALEHIKSYLTQPSGEPTR from the coding sequence ATGAGCGACGAGCAGGTGGCTGCTGCGCCGACGAATCGGCGGAGGATCAGTCAACGGGGCCTCGCCACGCGGGAGCGGATCCTCGAGGCGGCGAACCGGCTCATGTTCGTGCGCGGAGTGAACGCGACGACCCTTGACGACGTCCGCGAGGCAAGCCAGACCAGCAAGTCACAGCTCTACCACCACTTCGCCGACAAGCAGGAGCTCGTGCGAGCCCTGGTCAGATATCGAGGCGCGCTCGTGCTTCAGCGCGAGCGCGGAGGGCTCGAGCGACTGAGATCGTTCTCCGGGCTGGTCCGGTGGCGCAACGCGTTGGTCAAGGCCAACTCGCTGAACAACGGCAGATACGGGTGCGGCCTCGGGTCGATGGCGGTCGAGCTGTCCGATCAAGATGAGCAGGCTCGATCGATGCTGCTGGAGACGTTCGCGGCGTGGGAAAAGCTGATCAGTGATGGTCTGCACCGGATGCGGGACAGCGGCGCCCTGCGCCAGGACGCCGACCCGGAGAAGCTGGCCACGGGGTTGATGGCAGCTCTGCAGGGCGGCTACCTGCTGGCGAACGCCGCACACAACGTCGCACCCATGGAAGTTGCGCTGGACATGGCGCTGGAACACATCAAGTCGTACCTCACGCAGCCGTCCGGCGAGCCGACCCGCTGA
- a CDS encoding OsmC family protein, translated as MKTDQDRVVASARAVLPATERRRTDMTTRGFTFVADEPHNGAVGDGPTPTEYLLMALASCTAQTLRQYVDYKYDTAGDITVEIDYHEPEQEGAERYLQRTITLSEEPDPDDLKVMHDIAEKSPVTLLIQFAWSVRTEFVGPR; from the coding sequence ATGAAAACCGACCAGGATCGTGTCGTCGCATCCGCTCGGGCTGTCCTGCCGGCAACCGAGCGCCGGCGCACGGACATGACCACCCGCGGCTTCACGTTCGTCGCCGATGAACCGCACAACGGCGCGGTCGGCGACGGCCCCACACCGACGGAGTACCTGTTGATGGCGCTCGCGTCGTGCACGGCTCAGACACTGCGGCAGTACGTCGACTACAAGTACGACACCGCCGGTGACATCACCGTCGAGATCGACTACCACGAACCCGAGCAGGAGGGCGCAGAGCGGTACCTGCAGCGCACCATCACGCTCAGCGAAGAGCCTGACCCGGACGACTTGAAGGTGATGCACGACATCGCCGAGAAGTCCCCGGTGACCCTGCTGATCCAGTTCGCGTGGAGCGTGCGGACCGAGTTCGTCGGGCCGCGCTGA